ATCTCGTGATGTTGCAGGCGATGGGATTCTCCCTCTTGCTACTGGTGATTGCTGTTTTCAGGTGGTTTTAGTGGCGCTTCTTCTTACGTATACACACCATACTCttgagctatatatatatatatgtacaatcTTGGTCCCTTCCTTGTCAAAGGATTATAGAGGAGGGACTTAGATATATGGCTGTACATTCAATATAAACCCAAAGTGCAGATATTATACCCCTTATATTTACTCAAATCTCTTTGTATCGTGTTCTTCTCATTATCTACGTTTGTATGTACAAAGGAACAGCATAAAAATAAACGAATAAATAGTTGTTTCTTTCTTGAGCTAatgaatgttttttctttttttgttggcTTTGCACCGGTTAAGTAATAAACCACAATATGTGAATTGGTAGAGAAAACCGAGATGAAATTGGAATTACAGTAATGAACTAGCAAACCAAGTAAAAAGGGGAAGTTGACCTTCACGCGCAAAGGACTCGcgtcaaattaaaaaaaaaacaaagcttcGTTATTACCAGTTCAAGTGTACGTGTTAGGTCGCGGTTGTTCAAAGAAGAGACAAAAAGATGAACAAAAGATTTGGGGGGAAGAAGCCGACGGGAACTCCGTCTTTAGCCCTGTCAACCGTCGTCGTTGTAGCCTCATTGCTCGCCGGAGCCTCCGTCGTACACAATTTATACAAGCCAGATCTCGTAAGTTATATTCTTTTACAATGCGTGTAAGGTGTTCGATGTAATGTCCAGATGATGTGACAATCATTTATCTTTCGTTGCAGACATTACCTCAGATGGGAAGTGATGAAGTAGACAAGAAGGAAGAATCTCGAAACAAAGAttaaaatccttttttttttctgtcgtTTCTTGTCTTTTTATTTCACAATCTCCTCTGGGTTCTGGAGTTTTATGCCCTTTAAGACTTTTTTCTGTTATGTAATGAATAAGTCCCCTCACTGGTCAACTACTTTGTGATCCATCCAAGTATTTGATTGCAACTTTGCATTTACATTGCTAACTGGATGTAGagagatttttgattttatctCATTTGACAAGTGCTAACATACAGTGTAGACAGTAAAAGTTTTGTGGATAGCTCCATGATGGACATAGCCCTTTCCGCAACATATGGGTCTCCTTACAGTTTTCATACATCATGTCCAGGTAGAAAATCCTACTTTCAACACGTAAGAGTTCCCATGGTTCCGTCAAAATCTCATAGACACCAGTCACCACTATACAAAATCAAAACGAACATGCCAAAaagaagggaaaaaaaaaacatgaaactgTTCTATGTGACTAGATCTATCGTGTCAAATACATCGAAATATGAAAGAAAGAGGCACCTAGATTTACACTGCACATTCAACTACATTGGCTCTCTagcacttgttttttttttaaacttcggAACAACACAGAGCACAACGATTCATAAATTGTAACTGCTGTAACCATTAACATCGGAAGCTGGCCTATAGTCCGAATCATAAGTTTGCCCACTGCCCAGTCAACGTTGGCGTATAGGTCGAATACATCACATATGAtatcaaatcacaaatctcAC
The sequence above is drawn from the Brassica napus cultivar Da-Ae chromosome A8, Da-Ae, whole genome shotgun sequence genome and encodes:
- the LOC106373931 gene encoding uncharacterized protein LOC106373931, with product MNKRFGGKKPTGTPSLALSTVVVVASLLAGASVVHNLYKPDLTLPQMGSDEVDKKEESRNKD